One Nicotiana tomentosiformis chromosome 4, ASM39032v3, whole genome shotgun sequence genomic window carries:
- the LOC104089311 gene encoding peroxidase 9-like, whose protein sequence is MASFGLGLILVVMFFLSIFQAFSASTSNFGGDYANLYPQFYQFTCPQANEIVMSVLEEAIAKDSRMAASLLRLYFHDCFVQGCDASILLDGNSEFRSEKDAAPNKNSARGFEVIDEIKDKLEHVCPHTVSCADILALVARNAVLLSGGPFWEVPLGRKDSKIADFNKANVAIPGPNSTIQNLMNLFNKQGLKEEDLVSLSGGHTIGMARCVSFRQRLYNQNGDNLPDATLERNYYYGLKSICPTKGGDNNISPLDVASPVKFDNSYFKHLLNGKGLLNSDEVLFTGNVQKTMELVKSFAENEGLFFQQFAKSMVKMGNINTLNELKGEIRKNCRIVN, encoded by the exons ATGGCTTCTTTTGGACTTGGTTTAATCCTTGTAGTAATGTTCTTTCTATCTATATTCCAAGCATTTTCAGCTTCCACTTCCAATTTTGGTGGTGACTATGCTAATCTTTATCCACAGTTCTACCAATTCACATGTCCTCAAGCAAATGAAATTGTCATGTCTGTTTTAGAAGAGGCCATTGCTAAAGATTCAAGAATGGCTGCTTCTCTACTAAGACTTTACTTCCATGACTGCTTTGTCCAG GGATGTGATGCATCCATATTATTGGATGGGAATAGTGAATTCAGAAGTGAAAAGGATGCTGCACCAAACAAGAATTCTGCTAGGGGATTTGAAGTGATTGATGAGATTAAAGATAAACTGGAACATGTTTGTCCTCACACTGTCTCTTGTGCTGATATTCTAGCCCTTGTTGCTCGTAACGCCGTCCTCCTA AGTGGTGGACCATTTTGGGAAGTGCCACTAGGAAGAAAGGACTCAAAGATAGCAGACTTCAACAAAGCAAACGTTGCCATCCCTGGACCAAATTCAACAATCCAAAACCTCATGAATCTTTTCAACAAACAAGGCCTTAAGGAAGAAGACCTTGTTTCTCTTTCTG GAGGGCACACCATAGGGATGGCAAGATGTGTGTCATTTAGGCAAAGGCTATACAATCAAAATGGTGACAATTTGCCAGATGCAACTCTAGAGAGAAATTACTACTATGGTTTAAAATCAATTTGTCCAACAAAGGGTGGAGACAATAACATTTCTCCTCTAGATGTTGCTTCCCCTGTCAAATTTGATAACTCATATTTCAAGCACTTGTTAAATGGCAAAGGTCTTTTGAACTCAGATGAAGTGCTTTTCACTGGGAATGTACAAAAGACAATGGAATTGGTGAAGAGTTTTGCTGAAAATGAGGGACTTTTCTTCCAACAATTTGCAAAGTCTATGGTGAAAATGGGGAATATTAATACTCTAAATGAGTTGAAGGGTGAAATTAGGAAGAATTGTCGCATAGTTAACTGA
- the LOC104089312 gene encoding uncharacterized protein produces MSLCFCSNLKPSILFPDSDLRWNPTRTRPVSFTKLRQTNYSFIKAVGEEIGVLSSEDSFSLRNPVIEEVTLPETEAHEVENEVAASVVDEDKAQSWIKKSENKDQQVDELDENSSRFKLLNGKEVFEEKAYLVGVSCRGDTEDSFGIEESLKELAQLADTAGLLVVDSTYQKLSSPNPRTYIGSGKVAEIKTAIRAFDVETVIFDDELSPGQLRNLEKAFGGDVRVCDRTALILDIFNQRAATREASLQVSLAQMEYQLPRLTRMWTHLERQAGGQVKGMGEKQIEVDKRILRTQIGVLKKELESVRKHRKQYRNRRVSVPVPVVSLVGYTNAGKSTLLNRLTGADVLAEDRLFATLDPTTRRVQMKNGKEFLLTDTVGFIQKLPTTLVAAFRATLEEIAESSILVHVVDISHPLAELQIEAVEKVLSELDTVSIPKLMVWNKVDKARDPEKIKLEAKTKNDVVCVSALTGEGLDEFCNEIQNRLKDTMVWVEALIPFDKGELLSTIHHVGMVERTEYTEKGTLVRAHVPLRFARILTPMRQTCVS; encoded by the exons ATGAGTTTATGCTTCTGCTCCAATTTGAAACCATCCATTCTATTCCCGGACTCCGATTTGCGATGGAATCCAACCCGTACCCGACCCGTTTCCTTCACTAAGCTAAGGCAAACCAATTACAGTTTCATTAAGGCCGTCGGAGAAGAAATCGGAGTGCTATCGTCGGAAGACAGCTTTTCGTTGCGTAATCCCGTAATTGAAGAGGTAACACTACCGGAGACTGAGGCTCATGAAGTAGAAAATGAAGTTGCTGCTAGTGTTGTGGATGAAGATAAAGCTCAAAGTTGGATTAAAAAGAGTGAGAACAAGGACCAACAAGTGGATGAGTTAGATGAAAATTCTAGTAGATTCAAGTTACTTAACGGAAAAGAG GTTTTTGAAGAGAAAGCCTACCTAGTGGGTGTTTCATGCAGAGGTGATACAGAAGATTCATTTGGTATAGAGGAATCACTCAAGGAATTGGCCCAGCTGGCTGATACTGCTGGACTATTGGTTGTTGATTCTACATATCAGAA gcTATCTTCTCCTAATCCGAGGACTTACATAGGATCCGGAAAGGTTGCAGAGATCAAAACTGCGATTCGTGCATTTGATGTTGAGACCGTGATATTTGATGATGAACTTTCTCCAGG ACAATTGCGTAATCTGGAAAAGGCTTTTGGTGGGGATGTCAGAGTGTGTGATCGCACTGCTCTCATCCTGGATATTTTCAACCAGCGAGCGGCAACCCGTGAAGCGTCTTTACAG GTATCATTGGCACAAATGGAATACCAATTACCACGGCTAACCCGTATGTGGACTCACCTTGAGCGTCAAGCTGGAGGACAGGTCAAGGGTATGGGTGAAAAACAAATTGAAGTAGACAAGAGAATTTTACGTACTCAG ATTGGTGTACTCAAGAAAGAGTTAGAATCTGTTCGGAAGCATCGAAAACAGTACAGGAACCGTCGTGTCTCTGTACCTGTCCCTGTTGTATCTTTG GTTGGATACACAAATGCTGGCAAAAGTACACTTCTTAACCGGTTGACTGGGGCCGATGTTCTTGCGGAAGACCGATTATTCGCAACACTTGATCCTACTACAAGAAGGGTGCAG ATGAAGAATGGGAAGGAATTTCTGCTTACAGATACTGTTGGCTTCATCCAAAAATTACCAACAACTCTG GTTGCAGCCTTTAGGGCAACACTCGAAGAAATCGCAGAGTCTTCAATTTTAGTGCATGTGGTGGACATCAG TCACCCACTAGCAGAGCTACAGATAGAAGCTGTGGAGAAAGTTCTCTCAGAACTGGATACAGTATCAATTCCGAAGTTGATGGTGTGGAACAAG GTTGATAAAGCTAGGGACCCTGAGAAAATCAAGTTGGAAGCCAAGACGAAAAACGATGTGGTCTGCGTTTCTGCTTTAACTGGTGAAGGTTTGGATGAATTCTGCAACGAAATCCAGAATAGGCTAAAG GATACAATGGTATGGGTGGAAGCTTTGATTCCATTCGATAAAGGGGAACTCCTCAGTACCATACATCATGTTGGAATGGTTGAGAGAACT GAGTACACTGAGAAAGGAACTCTGGTGAGAGCACATGTTCCCCTCCGATTTGCAAGGATTCTAACTCCAATGAGGCAAACGTGCGTATCATAA